AAAAGATCCTCACTCGTTTCGACGGATTACCCAGCGATGAATGTATTCACGGAGCCGCGTATGCCGATGCAGATGGAATTTTATGGTTTGGAACCACTCGTGGAGTTGCGCGTTACAATCCAAATGAAGATCAAATCAACACCATTCCGCCGCGAATCCATTTGACCCGTCTAAGAATTTTTGAAGATGATGTGGATTTAAAAAAACTTCCGGCAGGCCATGTTTTTAATTACAACGAAAATTATCTGAAATTTGATTTTATCGGCATTCATTTGGCTATGCCGGAGCGAGTCATGTATCGCTATCGTATGTCGGAAGTGGATCCGGATTGGGTCGAAACACCGAGAAATTTTGTGCAATATTCTAATTTGCATGACGGTCATTATACGTTTGAAATTCAGGCGGCCAATGCCTGGGGCGTTTGGAGTGAGCCGTTGCAATTTACTTTTACGATTCGGCCTCCGTTCTGGAAAACATGGTGGTTTATCGCATTGATCATTTTCACGGTGGGTGGAACGGCTGCGCTGATTGTATACAATCGCGTGCAACGCGTTCTTGCTATCGAACGCATGCGCTCAAAAATTGCTGCCGATTTTCATGATTCAATCGGCGCCGGGCTAACTCAAGTTCATATCCTCACGCAAATTGCGGCGCTGCAGCCGGATAAAAACGAATTGGTCGTAAAAAATCTGCAAACCATCGACCATATTTCACAATCCTTATATGAAGAAATGCGCGATATTATCTGGATGATTAACCCGAAACGCGATTCGTTGTACGAGTTAATTATTCGCCTGAAAGAGTCCATTGAGGAAATTATTTTTCAAAATAACATCGAGTTTATTACTGGTAATCTTTCAGCATTGCAATCGGTAAAATTGCCGATGGAATTTCGCCGTCATCTGTACATGATTTTTAAAGAAGGTATCAACAATGCTCTTAAATATAGCGGTTGTAAGCGCATTACGCTGGAGGCAAACGTTAATGGAAAATCTTTCAGTATGACATTAAAGGATGACGGCAAAGGCTTTGACTTATCCCACCAACGCCATGGCAACGGGTTAGTCAATATGCAGGAACGTGCCCGTGCTATCGGAGGATGTATCGAAATTGAAACGGGAAATGAACAAGGGTGCACGATCCGATTTACAGGAAGAAGAATTTAGGCAGGTTTTCCGTTTTCAAAAGAAGCGACGATGATGTATCCTGCGAACGATACTGCTAATGCAAGCAGATAACTTAATTCGAATTCGTAACCGTAACTCGCCACCATCCACACAACAACTCCCAGTAACAACGCAGTGATGGCGCTTTTTTCTTTTCCGAACCGCGTAAATACTCCGAACATAGCGACGACAAAAATTCCGGCACTCCCAAGCGACGAAGCGTCTTTGACTAAATTATAAACGCCTTCCGCGTGCAGAGCTAAAATGTAAGCCAGAATTCCCATACCTACCACGCCCAGGCGGTTATATAACAATTTTTGTTTTTCGGCGACACCGGGCTTCATTGATAAAAGAATGTTGTGAGAAAAAAGCGCCGAACAGGACAACAGGGCGCTGTCGACGGTCGACAAAATGGCCGAAACAATCGCGCCGGCAAACAATACGTACATCCAAGACGGTAAATATTTTTGCGCAATCATCGGAAGCACATGTTCCGGTTCTTCCAAACCCGGAATCAAATAAAATCCGGCCAAGCCTAGTGTCAACGGAATAATGCCTACAACGAGATACATTCCCGCTGCCAATAGTGTTGAACGTTTTGCGATCTGCGGTGACCGGCAGGCAATCACGCGCGAGATCAATTCCTGTGCAACGAGCGAACCACAGATCGGAATGGCCCATTCTTCCAGTGACGACCACCACGAGTGGACGGTTGCAGAATCGCGAAACACAAAAAGATCAGGTATGGCCGTTACTGTGTCGGAGGTCATTACAATCGGTATCAATATGACTAACCCTGCAATCAGCGCTACACCTTGTACGACGTCCGTGATAGCATCGGCCAAAAGTCCTCCCATCACGGTGTACACAATCACCACGGCGGCGGCCAATGTGATGGCCATGGTCGCTGTCAGTTCCGACGAAGCCGATAAAATCATTCCCAGCGCGCGGATCTGCGCCGCGGCCCACAAAAGCGACGTCGGAATCATGATAATGGCCGTCAACCGTTCTGTGCGCTGCGAAAACCGAATCTTGAAAAGATCGGCGATCGTTGTCAATTTCATTTTCCACAAAGGTACAGCGAGGACCAACGCCATAACAATCAAACAAACAGCATATCCAAACGGATCGGCTGTCACACCGGCTAAACCAAGTTCATACGCCGCGCCGGCCGTCCCGATGCATGACTCAGCACCAAACCATGTCGCGAAAATCGAAAAAATCGCCAGACCATAACCAAGACTTCGCCCGGCAAGGAGATAATCCTCTTCGTTTCGAATTTTCTTCGAAACCAGAAAACCAATGATAAGTTGTACAACTATATAGACGAGTATTCCAGCAAGAGTTGAATTCATGACAAAAGCAATCCGTTAAATGAGCTGAAAGGATACGAATTATAAAACGACGGAAGAACAATTGCAATAACTGCTTAATGAAAAAGCCGTTGAAACGGTAATGTTCTTTACGTATTATTCAAAACAACCAAATAATTACACAATGATTAAAGTAGCCGTCGTCGAAGACGACAAAATTATCCGGCAAGGATTACATCTGATTTTAGATTCAACGGAAGGATTCAAATGCGTCGGCGCATATGAACGCTGCGAAGCTTTGTTGAAAGAATTGAACGTGCGCAAGCCGGAAATCGTTTTGATGGACATTCATTTAGCCGGCGGCATGTCCGGTATTGAAGGCGTAAAAAAAATCAAAGCAGTCACTCCAAATATTATTGTAATCATGCAAACGGTGTATGAAGAATCTGAAACTATCTTTGATGCATTGTGCGCCGGCGCTTCAGGATATTTACTCAAGAAAACTTCTCCGGCCCGTATGCTTGAAGCGTTAAAAGAAGCACAGGAAGGCGGCGCGCCAATGTCTCCGTCTATCGCTAAAAAAGTAGTCGATCATTTTCAACGTCAATCCGTTCCCAGCAACAATGAAGACGCTTCGTTAACCGAACGCGAAAAATCCATACTCAAACTGATGGAATCCGGCAAACCATATAAACTCATCGCCGACGAATTGTCCATCAGCGTTCCTACGGTGCGATTTCATGTCGGCAATATCTACAAGAAACTCCACGCAACCTCCCAATCTGAAGCCATCTCAAAAGCTGTCCGCAAAGGTTTGATCTGAAGCGACCCGCCTTTGGTCTTTTTTTAAACCACCTATCACTTGTGATAGGTGGTTTTTTTGTTTCCGGCCTTTTTTTATCGATTGCGATAGTTGTTGAGATAAGACGTTTACAAGATATTGAGATCAGTTCTTTGACCCATGAACCTTCACATGAAAGCCTCGGTTATGAAATTTACATTGGCATTCACACTTCAACTACTGTTGTCCGTCAGTTGTAATATCAAAGATGAGCCGCAGGCATTAGCTGATTACAAACCTGAAACGATCCGGACAGAAATTGCAATACAATCGGATCTTTCATATAACCGTTTCTCAGTAACTGAATTGTCTGTCACCGATTGCTACTTTATCAAAAATACAGACGCTAATTATTCGATTGCGATCATCAATTACGATCCTTCCATTGACGCACCTTACCGGCAAAAAATGCTGGCGGATGAAATAAAAGTTAATATCGACCTTTATTGTGCCGATGCGCCAATAGCGCGAGGAGTTTATTGGTGCTCAAAAAAATCAGCTAAGAGCCTCTCGGCAACGATTTATAACAGTCATGGTTCGATTGACCTTCACGACCATGAAAGCGGAAAAGTTGAAATCACTTATTTCGACGGAAGAATTCTGCAAGGCCGGATCGATATTGACGACGGCATGACTTCTATTAAAGGAATTTTCTCAACACGATCATAATCACTTTAACTTAAATGAAGGAGGAAGTATGAAACGGAAGATTAATTTAGCGTGGCTGGTAATCATCACCTTAGCCGCATCCATGGCTGTCGGCAACAGCTATTCTCAGATCGATTTAAAAAAACTGAAAGGCAAAGACAAATCCAAAAAGGAAACGAATGACAAACAGAAATCTGCATCACAGGATGGACGGGCTTCGAACAATGATTCCAAAAAATCCGGCGGTTCCAACAACGTTGCTTTAAATAATGCTGTCAAAGCGCTGCAAAATGATTTTATGGCGCTCGATGAATTGAGCCGTGCGCCTCAGTGGGATGATTATAACTGGGATTACAAGGCTCAGAAATATTTAAAACAAATTCCGGATCGTATCGGTAAGGTTCGCGAACTCGAAGCCAATCATGCCGATCTGCCTAAGTACGAAGATTTGCAGAAACGTTTTCAGGCCTGGTATGATACGAAAGGCGGCAACGCAGCTAACGCCGATGCGGCTGGCTCAATGCTAGCTTATTACAAAGGAAAAGCACAACTTTTGACTAATGCCCCTGCATCTATTGTTGCTGAATTTATGATCCCGCAATTGTCCGGAGATAACCTGCAACCGAGTGAAACCATCAATATCCTTTCAGCGATGGATTACCCGTCAATGGCCGACCGTATGAAAACCGACAGGGAAAAATTTCCTAAATATTTTTATGCATTGAAAAATCGTTTACAAAAACCCGCCAAAGGCCAGGAATTGAAAGATGGAAAAGAAATTGGTGTTACCACGAAAGACGATGAACAAATCAATTCGTCGATCAACAGCATTCTGTTGTGGCGTGATAAAATGGAAGCCGCCCAAGGTGAATTGGCAAAAGGCGTTTCCATCTGTATTGCCAAAGGCGACGAAGTCACCTATTCCAACGATGTAAAAATGGCGTACTATGAATCGGCCAGCTTGATGGCGCGTTCATTCAAATCGATGTTTCCCGATAATTCCGTTTTCGAAGACTTGACGCGCGAAGCCGATAATGCTTTGGATCGTGTCATGACAAATTTCGCCCACCTTTTCACCAGTGATTTTCATAAAAAAAATATCAAAAAAATTATCGCATTTAAAAATCCTCAGGTCGTTGGAAAAGAAAACCCTGCAGACGTTATCACGGAAATTGTTCCGGGCCAGCCGTTTTATATGATCGCTTATTTTCGTCAAACAATTAAGGAATTAGGAGCGACCAAAAATGATCCGGACCTTGGCTACAGCGTCGCGACCTTACCCACGGCATTTTTTAAGGACGCAACCGATCAGTCTTCTTCCTCCAGCATTCGCCTGTACAACATTGGCGGAAAAGATCAGGAGATTATGAAGAAAGCGTATATCATATATGATTTGCTCCCCGATCCGGATCAAACAAATTATAAAAGCCATCTTCAATACCTGCCGGCTTTGCATTTCACCAAGTGGCTTCTGTCATTAACTCCCGGCCGTCATGATATTTTATTCGGCCTCGACGCCGACGGATACAATGATCGTTTTGCGGCTACAATTCAGTTTAGCATCAATTTAGACAGTAAAAGCAAGGAAGCGCTTAAAGCTTATTATGAAAAACTTTGGGCGAAAAAGCTGTCGGCAGTTGTTTTTCCGGATCAATATGGATCGACCGATCAACAAAATGAGATTCCTAACCGCGATGCGTTATCGAAATACGGCAAATTGCTCAAGCTTACCTGTAAACAAACCGGTCAGGTCATGAAGCCGTGGCCTAATGAAAATCAGGTTGATAATTATGTCGGTACGGGATTTGGCTTATTTGAAAGAACGGACGGCAAATATGAAATTATAGGTTTGTCTTTCTTACGCAAGCCTTCTGAAAGTCAATTCCGCTGGACCGCTTTAGGCGGAATACCCGATGATTACGCTTTGAATGCTTCCGGTTATCAGATCAAACCGGCATTGCTTAGTTTCGGCTATGAAATACCTAAAGAAAATATCGGTAAATCGGGTAATTGGAAGCAATAGATTCTTAATAAACTGGTAAACCGGAAATGATGTTTCCGGTTTACCTTTCTATTATTTTGATACTCAAATTTATGAACGACCAAACAGATCAAATAAACTGGCGCATTTTAATTTTCCTTTTGATCTCATTATTTTTACTGATTGTTGCGCATATCATTTTAAAGTGAGACGATTCCTATGGAACAACGCCATCGTGAATATACCGACTATTACGAAGCACGAATGAATCGGTACTTGAACATCCCGATGTACCAAAATTCGTACGAAGCCGAAAAAGCTTTATTTCAGGCAATTAGTGAAGTAGAAAAATTGGAAGATTTTCGTGCAGTTTTAGAAAAAAACCAACTTAATATTCGCGTCGCGATTGCAAAAGTAAAAGACACTGAAAAAGCACGATTGGAATTTTACGATCAAATTCATGAAACGGTTCGTGCTAAAAGTTCAGAACGCATTTTACAGGCCATCGATAACATTCAATCGCCTGAAGAACTGACAAGGATGGTTTTGGATATTGAAACGGAAAACAATCTTTTTATCACTGTCGATTTATTCGCCGATTGTTTTTATTCCGATTTTAAAATTTTAGAAGAAATCGAAGTTGCGGAATCGATTGTCGGCGACATCCCGCAAGAGTGGCGTCAGGAAGAATCGGACCGTGTTCATATGTTACGCAAGTCGGGCAGAACCGATTACGAACAACGGATTGTACCGGGTTATCGGCAATACCAACCGGATTGGAAAATAAATTATGCTTTGATCGGCGAAAAACGTCATCGCCGTAAAATTCCTTTCCCCGAAGAAGTAGTTCAAAAACGAATCAAGCAGCATCAACGTTACACCGGTATGGAGTAAATTATGCCAATCAATCAAATGATTATCGATAGCATGCTTGGAACCTTCAGAACGATGGCTCAAGACTGTCGCGACAAAAAAATGTCGGGACCTTCCTTCGAGATGATGTTGGCCGAACTGGAAAAAATGGAATCACTCGGTCGTGAAATGGACGACTTGAACGCCTATAGCGCAAAAATGGCAACGGAAGGTCATTTTGCAAATTTCAGTCAATATTATTCGCAATGCCTTTCTGAGGCCGCTAAACAATCGCTAACCAATAATGACGATACGGATGATTTGTATTTAAAGCAGACGATTGATGCTTATGAAAAAACGCTGGTGTCGTATCATGATACACAGAATTCTTCGTTAAAACCTTCGGACGTTCGCTCGTTAAGCGGTGTTTTACAATCGATCATTGATCTAGGGCGATCGGGTATTTCGTATCCTGTATTCCTCCGCACGCTGATCGAAAAAGGTATGGACAAAGCCATGGAAGGTACCGTGATACTTCGCGATAACCTGGTCACCGAAGTGAATTGGGCAAAATCCAGAAATCATCCGGTCGAAATTCAAATGCGTGAAGAAATTCTTTCAACTTTCGATGCGATGGCCAACACTTCGCCCTTCGGCATCCCGGATTCATTTGAATTCGGATTACGGAGGAACAAGATCGAATGGGATTTTGCACCGCGGATTACAGAATGGAAAGCCATTCAGGAACGATGGGAAATTCTGATCGATTTAGTCAATGATTGGTTAGACGCTTTCACATCGTTTGCGTCTGCTGATGATCGGTGGGTATCCGCGGCCGGTATTTCAGTAACTCAAAAAAATATTCGGAGAACTCAAGAACTAGTGCCGTTTCGATTACGCGAGCGACTCAGAATCTTCAATGAATCGTTTGGTCTTGAATGGAATGATATTTTTGAACATATAACCTTCAAAACGGCGTGGACCAATGTCGATGTATTTTTGTCACAGGAAAAGCTTGAATTGATCAAACGCGCCGTGATCCAATGTTTACCCGGCGGACACCCTACAGATGATTTGGTCAAACAAGCCGAGTCGCTCCGTAAAACTCATCGGGATTTTCGCTTTGATGAGAAAAACGTAATGAGTAAAAAATTAAAAGAGGAATATAATAATTACTTCGGTAAAGGCGCTTACGAGAAAGATTTCAGATAAAAACTCATTTATTCATTTTATGTAATACGGCGATCCATATTTGCGGAATATATCCGCCGATCAATATCAGGAAAAGACCAATGAGCGTCCATTTTGTAAAAATGGAACCGGTAAACCTGTCTAACCCAACACTTAATACGCTCAAATACCATCCGATAACCATCATACCCAAGCCGATAACTTGAGGTATAATTCGGCGTACTAATTTCTCTAACATGCTTTCCTCCTCTTTTTCAGCAGTTTTTAAAAGGCCGGATCAGAATGTTGCTTCAATAGAAATGTCCGGAAAACGTTGTTGAACTTCTTTAGCCGGTTCTTTCGACATGCGCTGGGTTTCGTGAACCACTTCACCTTCACAACACCGGACCATAACATTTTTGCAATGTACGCATTGATAATGCCCGTGTACAAAAACAAAACCGGCACTGGCGCGGCAGAATGGACAGATCGTTTGGGTCAAAGACGATTTCATGGTTTTAAATGTTGATCAAAGAACGCCGCCGTTCGCTGCATGACCAAAGGCCATGCATTAATAAATTCGTGCGGCTCTTTCGGATACTCGTAAAATGTAACATCTTTTTGTCGTATTTTCAACGAGTCTGTTAATTTTTGTGACCATTCGAGAGGACACGATTCATCGGATGTTCCGTGATGGATCATTATCGGCGCTTCTACGGCATTCAAGTACGTCATCGGCGATATACGATTCCAAAAATCCGGATTTTCCTCCGGACGGCCATACTGACGGATGATGCTGTCTCCTTCTGAGCTTCGAACCGACCATCGGTAGAAATTATCGCGAACGTCGGCGCTGACGGAGCCAAAGAGTACGAATGCCTTAACAAGTTTCGGCTGCGCTACCATAACGTTCAGGCATATACCGCCGCCCATCGAATGGCCAAACATGCCGATACGTTCTTTATCAAAAAATTTGTAGTCAGAATTTTTAACGGCAACCACGGCATTGATCACATCTTCAACATACCCTAATCGAAATCGTACACCGTTGGTCGTATCTTTGTCGGAATCGGCATGATTGCGGTAATCGGGATGTATGACGACGTAACCATGTTTGGCGAGATAATCCTGCTCGCGTTTAAGTCCGCGGCCGTTAGTATACATTTTAGGCGGGATATATCCATGGTTCAAAATTAAAACGGGGAAAGGGCCTTTTCCTTTCGGAACGTTCATGATACCCGAAATTTTTAGATCCCCGCTGCGATAAGTAATATAATAACGCGTGTAAGACGGTTGATCGTCCAGGATTTTCCCTGTCTTAAGATCACCACCCGAAAATTCTTTTTTTGAAAAATATGGTAGAGAAACTGTATCAACCCATTTTTTTTCTTCAGCTATGGCGGAATGAAAATCGGTTTTTGGCGCTTCATCGTCCTTGACCCAATAGCCAAGAATCCCCAATCCTACAACAAATGCAAAGATCATTGCAGCTTTTTGCATACTACTTCCTTTGAATTTTATAAATCGGATTGGTCAGATATTACGCAATACAGGCTTGAAGAGTTCCGCCGATTGGCGCCTTAAAATGCTTCTCCGAAGGCAATAGTTGGGTACGATGAATGTTTCCCATATGCAAAATCCAAGCGGATATTCGTACGGTCTTTTTTGTCGAGGGCAAAACGAATCCCCCATCCGGCAGAATACTTGAACCGTTTCAATTTAAAATCGCTGAGCGTATGTGCGACATCGCCATAACCTCCAAAAGCAGCCAAACCAAATCGCCACCACATCGGAGAACGATATTCGGTTTGAAATGCCACCATGTGTTTGTCACGATATCTTGCCGGGTAATAACCGCGCGTATACGTCATACTTCCGAACATCGACATTTTATGATACGGCGGATGACCGGGGATAAAATTAGCAAAAACCTGATACGCCAAAACATGATTGCCCCAAAAAGGAAAGTATTGCCTTAAGTCAATATTGAAGCGAACAAAATTATAACTGCTTCCAATGACACGGTGGAACGGTACTATTGAAAACTGGTGATAACTGCCTTGCGTTGGAAATATATTGCTGTTACGCGAATCCCAGAAAATAACGGCACCCAATCCTGACGTCCATTTTTTGTAACGCCCCGGAACATTCGCCGTATCGAGAATTCTTCCGTCTTCGACTTTGACGATTTTATTGTAATCTAGTTCCATAATTCCGCCCACGTAAAGACTAGGCATGATTTTTTTATGAAAGTTAACTAAAACCATGAATGCCTGAGGGGTGAAGTTTTCTTCAGAACTGTCAGGTGTACTAGCTCCGATTCCGTAGAAATAATTCGGAAACTTGGAATAACCAACGCTGGTAATCAAATGATACTTTTCATCATTCCAATAATGATCCGTACTGAAACCAATTGAAATTTGTTTACGTTGCGTATACAAAAACATCCCGCCAATGGAATTGGATTTGGACAAGGAATCTTTTTTGGTTGTGTATAATAGCGCCGCACCGTATCCTAATTTGGTTTCTTCAGACCAAATCAAAATCGGAATCGGATACAAACTCTTTTTAGCTTTGTTGTTCCCATCCATTTCCTGAGCGGATATTCTTGTATTAAAAAAATACAGTCCCGCGATAACTGTAAGTAAAATCTTAAAATGCTTCATGAACGTTTGTATTTTGTATTATATTTTTTTGCAATGTAGCAATTTTTTACCGAGCCGCAATACATTATTTTGGAGTTTTTTTGCAAAATTTTTAAATAAAATAAGCCTCACGAAATTCTTTCATGAGGCTTTTCGATGTATATAAAGAACCGCTTATGCGGTTTCGATGACGTCGTGAACTACCGTCTTCTTGGCACGTTTCGGGAACACATGACGGAAAAGGCTCGGAATTTTCTCACGCCATTCATCAACTTTAGAATAGACAACCGGCACTACAATCAATGTGAGCAT
This genomic stretch from bacterium harbors:
- a CDS encoding sodium:solute symporter family protein, which codes for MNSTLAGILVYIVVQLIIGFLVSKKIRNEEDYLLAGRSLGYGLAIFSIFATWFGAESCIGTAGAAYELGLAGVTADPFGYAVCLIVMALVLAVPLWKMKLTTIADLFKIRFSQRTERLTAIIMIPTSLLWAAAQIRALGMILSASSELTATMAITLAAAVVIVYTVMGGLLADAITDVVQGVALIAGLVILIPIVMTSDTVTAIPDLFVFRDSATVHSWWSSLEEWAIPICGSLVAQELISRVIACRSPQIAKRSTLLAAGMYLVVGIIPLTLGLAGFYLIPGLEEPEHVLPMIAQKYLPSWMYVLFAGAIVSAILSTVDSALLSCSALFSHNILLSMKPGVAEKQKLLYNRLGVVGMGILAYILALHAEGVYNLVKDASSLGSAGIFVVAMFGVFTRFGKEKSAITALLLGVVVWMVASYGYEFELSYLLALAVSFAGYIIVASFENGKPA
- a CDS encoding response regulator transcription factor; amino-acid sequence: MIKVAVVEDDKIIRQGLHLILDSTEGFKCVGAYERCEALLKELNVRKPEIVLMDIHLAGGMSGIEGVKKIKAVTPNIIVIMQTVYEESETIFDALCAGASGYLLKKTSPARMLEALKEAQEGGAPMSPSIAKKVVDHFQRQSVPSNNEDASLTEREKSILKLMESGKPYKLIADELSISVPTVRFHVGNIYKKLHATSQSEAISKAVRKGLI
- a CDS encoding alpha/beta fold hydrolase, which translates into the protein MIFAFVVGLGILGYWVKDDEAPKTDFHSAIAEEKKWVDTVSLPYFSKKEFSGGDLKTGKILDDQPSYTRYYITYRSGDLKISGIMNVPKGKGPFPVLILNHGYIPPKMYTNGRGLKREQDYLAKHGYVVIHPDYRNHADSDKDTTNGVRFRLGYVEDVINAVVAVKNSDYKFFDKERIGMFGHSMGGGICLNVMVAQPKLVKAFVLFGSVSADVRDNFYRWSVRSSEGDSIIRQYGRPEENPDFWNRISPMTYLNAVEAPIMIHHGTSDESCPLEWSQKLTDSLKIRQKDVTFYEYPKEPHEFINAWPLVMQRTAAFFDQHLKP
- a CDS encoding outer membrane protein assembly factor; this encodes MKHFKILLTVIAGLYFFNTRISAQEMDGNNKAKKSLYPIPILIWSEETKLGYGAALLYTTKKDSLSKSNSIGGMFLYTQRKQISIGFSTDHYWNDEKYHLITSVGYSKFPNYFYGIGASTPDSSEENFTPQAFMVLVNFHKKIMPSLYVGGIMELDYNKIVKVEDGRILDTANVPGRYKKWTSGLGAVIFWDSRNSNIFPTQGSYHQFSIVPFHRVIGSSYNFVRFNIDLRQYFPFWGNHVLAYQVFANFIPGHPPYHKMSMFGSMTYTRGYYPARYRDKHMVAFQTEYRSPMWWRFGLAAFGGYGDVAHTLSDFKLKRFKYSAGWGIRFALDKKDRTNIRLDFAYGKHSSYPTIAFGEAF